One window of the Eucalyptus grandis isolate ANBG69807.140 chromosome 8, ASM1654582v1, whole genome shotgun sequence genome contains the following:
- the LOC104415797 gene encoding LOW QUALITY PROTEIN: ABC transporter D family member 1 (The sequence of the model RefSeq protein was modified relative to this genomic sequence to represent the inferred CDS: inserted 2 bases in 2 codons) encodes MPSLQLLQLTEHGRGLLASRRKSLLLATGILVAGGTAAYAHSRFSKQKSNTFGHFNGIDNDQEAGRGQESGKKASKKKGGLKSLQVLTAILLSKMGQMGARDLLALIGIVVFRTALSNRLAKVQGFLFRAAFLRRVPLFFRLISENILLCFLHSTIHSTSKYITGTLSLRFRKILTKLIHTHYFENMAYYKISHVDGRISNPEQRIASDVPRFCSELSDLVQDDLTAVADGLLYTWRLCSYASPKYVFWILAYVMGAGAMIRNFSPAFGKLMSIEQQLEGEYRQVHSRLRTHAESIAFYGGEKREASHIQQKFQNLVKHMRVVLHDHWWFGMIQDFLLKYLGATVAVILIIEPFFAGDLRPDTSTLGRAEMLSNLRYHTSVIISLFQSLGTLSISSRRLNRLSGYADRIHELMVISRELSGANEKYSSRGNGNQIFSEANFIKFSNVKVLKPTQNVLVEDLTLTVEPGSNLLITGPNGSGKSSLFRVLGGLWPLVSGHIAKPGVGSDLNKEIFYVPQRPYTAFGTLRDQLIYPLTEDPEVKKLTRPAMVELLKNVDLEYLLDRYPPEKEINWGDELSXGEQQRLGMARLFYHKPKFAILDECTSAVTTDMEERXCAKVLAMGTSCITISHRPALVAFHDVVLSLDGEGGWSVHYKRDDSPVLPEAGSNRIMSSETERQNDAMAVQRAFATNAKDSAFSKTKAQSYVSEVIARSPSTDNLSSLPLVPQLKSSPRILPLRVAALFKVLVPTVFDKQGAQLLAVAVLVLSRTWVSDRIASLNGTTVKYVLEQDKASFTRLIGVSVLQSAASSFIAPSLRHLTARLALGWRIRLTQHLLKNYLRNNAFYKVFNMSSRNIDADQRITTDLEKLTTDLSGLVTGMVKPSVDILWFTWRMKLLTGRRGVAILYAYMLLGLGFLRTVTPDFGDLTSQQQQLEGTFRFMHERLRTHAESVAFFGGGAREKAMVESRFHELLHHSELLLKKKWLFGILDDFITKQLPHNVTWGLSLLYAIEHKGDRALISTQGELAHALRFLASVVSQSFLAFGDILELHRKFLELSGGINRIFELEELLDAAAQSGVSASDAILPSKSSNLHSEDNISFYKVDIITPAQKLLARKLTCDIVPGKSLLVTGPNGSGKSSVFRALRGLWPIVSGRLTKPSQSNNETRSGCGIFYVPQRPYTCLGTLRDQIIYPLSHEEAELRIAQFNGRDQRSGDSTHLDMHLKTILENVRLNYLLEREGGSWDANKNWEDVLSLGEQQRLGMARLFFHKPLFGILDECTNATSVDVEEHLYRLAADMGITVVTSSQRPALIPFHSLELRLIDGEGNWELRLIKP; translated from the exons gtatTTCGGACGGCTTTGAGCAATAGATTAGCAAAAGTGCAAGGTTTTTTGTTTCGTGCTGCTTTTCTTCGGCGCGTTCCACTATTCTTCCGGCTGATTTCAGAAAATATCCTATTATGCTTTCTTCATTCCACGATACACTCTACTTCAAAGTACATAACAGGGACACTCAGTCTGCGTTTTAGGAAGATATTGACGAAATTGATCCACACCCATTACTTCGAG AATATGGCATACTACAAAATTTCCCATGTTGATGGGCGCATATCTAATCCAGAGCAACGGATCGCAAGTGATGTACCAAGGTTCTGTTCAGAATTGAGCGATCTTGTGCAGGATGATTTGACAGCTGTAGCGGATGGCCTGCTTTATACCTGGCGCCTATGTTCTTATGCTAGCCCAAAATacgttttttggattttg GCATATGTAATGGGGGCAGGGGCCATGATCAGAAATTTCTCTCCTGCTTTTGGGAAACTAATGTCCATAGAGCAACAACTGGAAGGAGAATATCGGCAGGTCCATTCTCGGTTGAGGACCCATGCAGAAAGTATAGCATTTTATGgcggagaaaagagagaagcatCTCATATTCAGCAGAAGTTTCAAAATCTGGTGAAGCACATGAGAGTTGTCCTTCATGACCATTGGTGGTTTGGAATGATCCAAGACTTCTTGTTGAAATATCTAGGTGCTACAGTTGCTGTTATCTTGATTATCGAACCTTTCTTTGCTGGTGACCTTAGACCCGATACTTCAACTCTGGGACGTGCTGAAATGTTGAGCAATTTGAGATACCATACCAGTGTCATCATATCCTTGTTTCAATCTCTTGGTACACTGTCTATAAGTTCAAGACGGCTCAATCGTCTCAG TGGTTATGCAGACCGCATTCATGAATTAATGGTCATATCAAGAGAGCTAAGTGGTGCCAACGAAAAATATTCTTCTCGAGGAAATGGAAACCAAATTTTCAGTGAAgctaatttcataaaattttctaatgTCAAGGTACTCAAA CCGACTCAAAATGTTTTGGTGGAGGATTTAACTTTAACGGTTGAACCAGGGTCAAATCTTTTGATTACAG GACCAAATGGCAGTGGGAAAAGTTCGCTTTTTCGAGTTCTAGGAGGCCTGTGGCCACTTGTATCCGGCCATATTGCAAAACCTGGCGTTGGTTCTGACCTTAATAAGGAGATATTCTACGTGCCGCAACGACCGTACACCGCTTTTGGCACACTTCGTGACCAGCTGATTTATCCTCTTACGGAAGATCCGGAAGTTAAAAAACTCACACGACCTGCAATGGTGGAGCTGCTGAAAAAT GTTGATCTGGAGTATTTGTTGGACCGTTATCCACCAGAGAAAGAGATAAATTGGGGTGATGAATTAT TTGGGGAGCAGCAGAGATTAGGGATGGCTAGGCTATTCTACCACAAGCCTAAGTTTGCAATTCTTGATGAGTGCACAAGTGCTGTGACAACCGATATGGAGGAAC TTTGTGCTAAAGTTCTGGCTATGGGAACATCATGCATAACCATTTCACATAGGCCTGCATTGGTTGCGTTTCATGATGTGGTTTTGTCCCTGGATGGTGAAGGGGGCTGGAGCGTGCACTACAAGAG GGATGATTCTCCTGTCCTCCCTGAAGCTGGAAGCAATAGGATTATGTCTTCTGAGACAGAACGCCAGAATGATGCAATGGCCGTCCAGCGAGCATTTGCTACCAACGCAAAG GACTctgcattttcaaaaacaaaggCACAGTCATATGTATCAGAGGTGATTGCAAGATCTCCTTCTACTGACAATCTTAGTTCATTGCCTCTTGTCCCACAACTTAAGAGCTCACCGAGGATATTGCCATTGAGAGTAGCTGCCTTATTCAAAGTATTG GTACCAACAGTGTTTGATAAACAAGGTGCACAACTTCTTGCGGTCGCTGTTCTTGTATTATCAAGAACATGGGTATCAGATCGTATTGCCTCGTTGAACG GAACCACTGTGAAGTATGTCCTAGAGCAGGACAAGGCATCTTTCACTCGGCTTATTGGTGTTAGTGTCCTGCAAAGTGCTGCATCTTCCTTCATTGCACCTTCTTTGAG GCATCTGACAGCAAGGCTAGCCCTTGGGTGGAGGATACGCCTGACACAGCATCTACTGAAGAATTATCTTAGAAACAATGCGTTCTACAAG gttTTCAACATGTCAAGCAGAAACATAGATGCTGACCAGAGGATAACTACTGATCTTGAAAAGTTAACAACTGATTTGTCAGGATTAGTCACTGGAATGGTAAAGCCATCTGTTGACATTCTCTG GTTCACCTGGCGAATGAAGCTTTTGACGGGTCGGAGGGGTGTTGCCATATTGTATGCTTACATGTTACTAGGTTTGGGTTTCTTAAGGACTGTGACTCCTGACTTTGGCGACCTGACTAGTCAACAACAACAGCTAGAAGGAACCTTTAG GTTCATGCATGAAAGGCTGCGCACACATGCTGAATCTGTAGCTTTCTTTGGTGGTGGTGCCCGAGAAAAAGCT ATGGTTGAGTCAAGATTTCATGAGCTTCTACATCACTCTGAATTGTTGTTGAAGAAAAAATGGCTTTTTGGCATCCTGGATGATTTTATCACCAAGCAACTACCCCATAATGTTACATGGGGTCTGAGCTTGTTGTATGCTATAGAACACAAGGGAGACAGGGCCTTGATTTCTACTCAAG GTGAGCTGGCACATGCTTTGCGGTTCTTAGCATCTGTAGTGTCTCAGAGCTTTTTAGCATTTGGCGATATTCTCGAgttgcacagaaaattccttGAGCTCTCCGGTGGTATTAATCGGATTTTTGAGCTTGAAGAGCTTCTAGATGCTGCTGCTCAGTCTG GGGTATCTGCATCTGATGCCATATTGCCATCAAAAAGCAGCAATCTTCATTCTGAAGACAACATTTCATTCTATAAAGTGGACATCATAACCCCAGCACAGAAATTGCTTGCCAGGAAGCTTACGTGTGATATTGTACCTGGAAAGAGCTTACTTGTTACTG GTCCCAACGGTAGCGGCAAGAGTTCTGTTTTTAGAGCTCTGCGAGGTCTTTGGCCCATCGTAAGTGGAAGACTCACAAAACCATCCCAATCAAATAACGAAACTAGATCAGGTTGTGGGATTTTCTATGTTCCCCAACGGCCATATACATGCTTAGGAACTCTGAGGGATCAAATTATATATCCACTTTCACACGAGGAAGCAGAGCTCAGAATAGCACAGTTTAATGGGAGAG ATCAGAGATCAGGTGACTCGACCCACCTAGACATGCACCTGAAAACTATTCTTGAGAACGTCAGATTAAATTACCTTCtggagagggagggaggtagTTGGGATGCTAACAAAAATTGGGAAGATGTCCTTTCTCTGGGAGAACAACAGAGATTGGGCATG GCACGATTATTCTTCCACAAGCCCCTGTTTGGCATTCTCGACGAGTGCACTAA TGCCACGAGTGTTGATGTCGAGGAACACTTGTATAGGCTTGCGGCTGATATGGGTATAACTGTTGTCACTTCCTCGCAA cgTCCTGCTCTTATTCCATTCCATTCGTTGGAATTGCGGCTTATCGATGGTGAGGGTAACTGGGAACTTCGTTTAATCAAGCCATGA